AAAAGCAGACGAAAGGAGTTCCTAAAAAATACAGAAAAGTAACAGCGGTGTTCCAAAAAAGCGCACCTTCAAACTGCTTACCGTCCAAAAGCCACATTGCGGTGTCGGTAAACAGCATGAATATATTAGAAAATATAAGTGCGTCAAAGAGGTTCTGGTCACGATAGAAGCTGCGTGAATGCTTTTTGCTGAAAAATATAAGCATCAAGACAGTGACTGCGAATAAATTAAGTTCAAGATATACAATTGCCATTACATATCTCCGGTTTATTTAAAATATGAAACACCGGAAGCAAATATTTTTTGGTCCTTTTCGCCGGGAACATTTTTGTAAACATTAATTCCCGCTCTTTCACTGTGTCCCATTTTTCCGAATACTCTGCCGTCCGGACTGAATATGCCCTCAATTGCCGCGTCGCTGCAATTGGGATTATACCGTATATTCATGGTGGGATTGCTGGAAGCATCAACATATTGAGTGGCAATTTGTCCGTTTTGCTCAAGCTTTGTTATTAATTCTTTCGCCGCGGTAAAGCGTCCTTCGCCGTGAGATATGGCGACCGTATGAATATCGCCTATATTTACTTTGGAAAGCCATGGCGATTTAACCGAAGCGACTCTTGTCCTCACGAGTATTGACTGATGTCGTCCTATACTGTTGAAGGTCAGGGTTGCGTCGTCGGACGAAAGTTGTCTTATTTCACCGTACGGCAGCAATCCGAGCTTTATCAAAGCCTGGAATCCGTTGCATATCCCAAGCACGAGACCGTCGCGCTTATCAAGCAGCTTCATAAGAGAATCGGCGATTTTTGAGTTGCGCATTACGGCGGTTATGAATTTACCGCTTCCGTCAGGCTCGTCGCCGCCGGAAAATCCGCCGGGGATCATCAGAATCTGCGCTTCATCGATTAGCTTTGCAAGCTCGTCAATGGATTCGTCAAGAAGTCTTGGAGTTATATTTTTAAATACGAAAATATCAGGATCAGCTCCGGCGGAGCGGAATGCGCGAGCTGTGTCATATTCGCAGTTTGTACCCGGGAAAACAGGTATTATTACACGCGGACGAGGTGTTCTGACCAGCGGACGGGCACAGTTGCGTTCAAGGTAGCTGATTATAGGAACATCCTCTGTTTTACGTATCGTCTGTTCTTTTGAATTAATAGGGAAGACACCTTCAAGCCGTGATTCCCATGCGTCGACAAGTGTGTTTATGGCAATGGATTCGCTGTTGAGATTGATTTCCGGAGTAGGCTTTGTGAATCCCAGAAGTTGTCCGTTCTTTATTTCGCCACGTGTTTCAACTATAACCGCGCCGTAAACAGTGCGGAAAAGCTCAGATATATCAGTGAAATATAGATCAACGCCTATCTTGTTTCCAAAGGACATTTTGCAGATTCCCTCAAAGGCGCCGCCGGCACCCACAGACCACGCGGAGAGAACTTGACCGGATTTGATCAATGAATGAACATAATCAAAATGATGTTTTAAATCTGTAAAGTCCGGCTCTGCGTTTTCTTTATACTTCGGTTTTATCAGATACAGCCTCGAATTAGTTTCCTTGAGTTCCGGAGTTATAATACTGTCCGCATTGAGATAAGAAACGGCAAAGCTTACTAGAGTTGGCGGAACATCAATATTTTCAAATGTGCCGCTCATGCTGTCTTTCCCGCCGATTGAAGCGATTTCAAGCTCAATCTGCGCTTTATAGGCGCCGAGAAGTGCGGAGGCCGGCATTCCCCAGCGTAAAGGATCTCCGAGCGTTTTCGCGAAATATTCCTGAAGTGTCAGATATATATTTTTATATGATACTCCGGCGCATACGAGCTTTGTGACTGATTCCACAATGGCATACATTGCGCCGTGATAAGGACTCTTTTCCGATATCATCGGATTGAAGCCGTGAGCCATGATTGAAGCTGTTTTCGCTTCGGCATTAAGAGAAGGGAACTTTGCCGCCATAAACTGCGTTGGGGTAAGTTGATATTTTCCGCCAAAGGGCATAACAACCGTAGAAGCTCCGATTGTTGAATCGAATCTTTCGACGAGCCCCTTCTGTGAACATATGTTGAGGTCGGAAATATAAGCGAGTATGCTTTCTCGCAAGGCTCCGGCATTTATTTTATCGGAATATCCTTTGTTTAAAGAAGATATATCCGGAGTGGGGATGGCGACGTTTGTATGTTTTTCGGCGCCGTTCGAATTTAAAAATGATCTGTCAAGATCGACGATAAGATGCCCGTTCCAAATCATTTTCAAACGCTTTTCAAGAGTGATGCCCGCCACGGGTGTCGCTTCAAGATTTTCTGCTTCGGCAAGTGAAATGAACTTCGTTACGTCAAGCGCCGCGACTACGACCGCCATGCGTTCCTGACTTTCGGAAATTGCAAGCTCGGTTCCGTCAAGACCTTCATATTTTTTTGTAACCTTTGATAAATCGATAAATATACCGTCGGCGAGCTCGCCGATGGCGACGGAAACTCCGCCGGCTCCAAAATCGTTGCAGCGTTTGATGAGTCTTGTGACTTCGGGATTGCGGAACAGCCTCTGCAGCTTGCGTTCTTCCGGAGGATTGCCCTTTTGAACTTCAGCGCCGCAGGTTGAAAGAGATGACTCCGTGTGCGCTTTGGAGGATCCCGTGGCGCCGCCGCAGCCGTCACGCCCCGTGCGTCCGCCTAAGAGTATGACCACATCGCCGGGCAAAGGAACCTCTCTGCGTACATTGGCGGCGGGAGTGGCACCTATGACGGCGCCTATTTCCATCCGCTTTGCTGTATATCCCGGATGATAATATTCATATACGCCGCCCGTTGCGAGCCCGATCTGGTTGCCGTATGCACTGTATCCGGCTGCTGCTGTTTTTGTAATTTTTGACTGCGGCAGCTTGCCGGGCATAGTCGCGCTGACTGGCGCGGTGACATCGCCGGCACCGGTGACTCTCATGGCCTGATATACATATGATCTGCCTGAGAGCGGGTCGCGTATCGCACCACCGAGACAAGTTGCGGCACCGCCGAACGGCTCTATTTCTGTCGGATGGTTATGTGTTTCGTTTTTAAACATTAAAAGCCAGTCTTCGGTATCCTTGTCAGTTTCAAGCTTGACTTTTACCGAGCAGGCGTTAATTTCTTCCGATTCATCAAGGCCGACGAGCTTTCCGGTACGTTTCAGATACTTTGTGGAAATTGTCGCCATGTCCATCAAAGTTACCGGCTTTTTTCGTGCGCCGTGAATAATATCACGTTTTTTAAGATAATCCAGGAATGTTTCGTATATATAATCTTCGTTTATGAACATTTCGTCGATGCCGGTGAGGAAGGTTGTATGGCGGCAGTGATCAGACCAATAAGAGTCAATAAGGCGAATTTCGGTCATTGTGGGATCGCGTGATTCTTTTTGTTTAAAATACTGACGGCAGAATTTAATATCGTCGAGATCCATCGCCAGCGAATAATTAAAGATCATGTCGGAAAGTTCATTGTCGGTCATATCGATAAAGCCGACGATAGTTTCGACCTTCGATGGAATTTCAAAGGCTTCCTCAAGAGTTGTAAATTCACCGAGAGAAGCAAAACGGGATTCAACAGGGTTGATTATATATTTTTCAATTCGTTCGGCATCCTCGTCGGAAACTGAGCCTGTAATTATATAAATGCGTGCGGTGCGAACCTTCGGACGCGCTGCCTGTGAAATAATTTGTATGCATTGGGCGCATGAATCCGCTCGTTGATCGTATTGACCGGGAAGAAATTCCGTGGCGAATACGCGCTCTCCTTCTGCTCCCGTAAGTGGAATGCTGTCATATACATTATCTGTCTGAGGCTCGGAAAAAACGGTATTTACGGCTTTTGAGTATGTGATTTCGTCAATTCCTTCAACATCATATCTGTTTACGAGTCGGAGAGACTTCAGCTCCGAAATTCCGAGATTTATTCTGAGGTCGTCAAAGAGCTTTGACGCTTCAACTGCATGAATGCCTCTTTTTTCGACATACAGTCTGTATACCATATTAATTCAACCTGTTCCTTATTATTATATATTTATTATATATCTCAGGGCTGTGTTTGTCAATACAACCGGAAACGGCTTGTATTATGTCGCGTAGGCATTTAAATAAAACTTTTTTAAGTGTAAAACGCCCATATACCGGAGTTTTTCTCTCATTAAGCGGTTACTATTAAAATGCCCAATTAATATATTTATTGCTTTTATAAACAGAGATAGCAATATGCATTTATATAAATAAAAAATAATATCGAAAAAAGACAGGCTGATACCTGTCTGAATCGTTTTAAAATCAAATGAAATAGGATAAAATGGGGTGGATGATCGGATTCGAACCGACGGCCTTCAGGGCCACAACCTGACGCTCTAACCAAGCTGAGCTACACCCACCGAATAATGGCGTGCTTGAAGGGATTCGAACCCCCGGCCTACTGCTTAGAAGGCAGTTGCTCTATCCAACTGAGCTACAAGCACATGAAAAAATAAAACCGCAGCGACGGCGGTTTTTGGAGCGGGTGATGGGAATCGAACCCACGCAATCAGCTTGGAAGGCTGATGTTCTACCATTGAACTACACCCGCATAACGGCGCCTGTTTTTTGCCGCTTGTATATAATAACATAACGTATTTAACTTGTCAAGCATTATATAAAAAAAAGTTATATAATCCCGAATTCTCTTTTGTGACTAATATTTGGCTTTCTTATTTGCAAATTTTGTACAATATTTTTGGATGAAATTCGCTGTTCCAGTTGACACAATATCGGCATTAGTTTATGATTTGTATTATGTCAGTCACAAGTCTTTACAGAAAAAACAACGGAGGATGCCATGAAAAAGCGTGCGACTCTCTGCACCGAGCAGAGCATAAATAACGCAAGACATAACATAGAAAATTATGAGTGGGCAAAAAAACATGCCGCGAGCGTTATTTCCGCGGCAGACAAATATCTGAATAAATATACATTGACGGAGCTATGGGAGCTTATTCCAAATCAAGCCGTGTTTCGTTCATATGGCGTCAATCAAAAGCTCGGATGTCTCAACTGCGGCCATATGATAGACGCCTTCGGAAATTATCCATATCGCGGCAGCGCGTTCGACGCTCCGTGGAAGGTGACCTGCCCGTCATGCGGTATGACGTTTCCCTCAAATGACTTCGGAGCTTATTACCGATCCGCACTTGATGAAAACGGTTTGTTTGATCCGGCTCGCGGTGACCGCAGCCTTCTTATTAATACGATGTATCCGGAAAAGGACGCCGATTACGGAGTCGATGACGGATATGGTTATATTACTCCGGATGGAAATAAATACACCTTTATCGCGTACTACACGCACTGGATGCTATGGAGCAGCCATTTAATAGACGGTGTGAACCTTCTCTCTCTGGCTTACGCATACACCGGCGAGCAGAAATATGCCGATGCCGGAATTGTAATGCTTGACAGGATAGCGGATATATATCCTGACATGAGTGGAAAGGGTCACGGCCACGATATAGGATTCAAGCAGAGTGACGGGTCAAGCGGCCGCAGTAAAATACTCGGTTGTATATGGGAAACAGGAACAGCTTTAAAATTTGCCAATTCGATCGATCGTCTTTTCGGCGGACTGTATTCGCTGGGAGAAGAAGCAAAGAGCGTTATTTTTGAAAAATCTCACGGCAAAAAGAGCTCCTGCGGAGACATTCTCGCAAACCTCGAAAAAGGAATACTGCATGAGATATTCGACGCCGTACGCAGACGCGAAATTGACGGCAATAATGGAATGCACCAGGAGGCGCTTTGCGCAGCCGCTGTCGTGCTTGACGACGAAAAGCTTACGAAAAAATGGCTTGATTTCGTGTTCGAACCGTATGGTATTAA
This Oscillospiraceae bacterium DNA region includes the following protein-coding sequences:
- a CDS encoding phosphoribosylformylglycinamidine synthase; its protein translation is MVYRLYVEKRGIHAVEASKLFDDLRINLGISELKSLRLVNRYDVEGIDEITYSKAVNTVFSEPQTDNVYDSIPLTGAEGERVFATEFLPGQYDQRADSCAQCIQIISQAARPKVRTARIYIITGSVSDEDAERIEKYIINPVESRFASLGEFTTLEEAFEIPSKVETIVGFIDMTDNELSDMIFNYSLAMDLDDIKFCRQYFKQKESRDPTMTEIRLIDSYWSDHCRHTTFLTGIDEMFINEDYIYETFLDYLKKRDIIHGARKKPVTLMDMATISTKYLKRTGKLVGLDESEEINACSVKVKLETDKDTEDWLLMFKNETHNHPTEIEPFGGAATCLGGAIRDPLSGRSYVYQAMRVTGAGDVTAPVSATMPGKLPQSKITKTAAAGYSAYGNQIGLATGGVYEYYHPGYTAKRMEIGAVIGATPAANVRREVPLPGDVVILLGGRTGRDGCGGATGSSKAHTESSLSTCGAEVQKGNPPEERKLQRLFRNPEVTRLIKRCNDFGAGGVSVAIGELADGIFIDLSKVTKKYEGLDGTELAISESQERMAVVVAALDVTKFISLAEAENLEATPVAGITLEKRLKMIWNGHLIVDLDRSFLNSNGAEKHTNVAIPTPDISSLNKGYSDKINAGALRESILAYISDLNICSQKGLVERFDSTIGASTVVMPFGGKYQLTPTQFMAAKFPSLNAEAKTASIMAHGFNPMISEKSPYHGAMYAIVESVTKLVCAGVSYKNIYLTLQEYFAKTLGDPLRWGMPASALLGAYKAQIELEIASIGGKDSMSGTFENIDVPPTLVSFAVSYLNADSIITPELKETNSRLYLIKPKYKENAEPDFTDLKHHFDYVHSLIKSGQVLSAWSVGAGGAFEGICKMSFGNKIGVDLYFTDISELFRTVYGAVIVETRGEIKNGQLLGFTKPTPEINLNSESIAINTLVDAWESRLEGVFPINSKEQTIRKTEDVPIISYLERNCARPLVRTPRPRVIIPVFPGTNCEYDTARAFRSAGADPDIFVFKNITPRLLDESIDELAKLIDEAQILMIPGGFSGGDEPDGSGKFITAVMRNSKIADSLMKLLDKRDGLVLGICNGFQALIKLGLLPYGEIRQLSSDDATLTFNSIGRHQSILVRTRVASVKSPWLSKVNIGDIHTVAISHGEGRFTAAKELITKLEQNGQIATQYVDASSNPTMNIRYNPNCSDAAIEGIFSPDGRVFGKMGHSERAGINVYKNVPGEKDQKIFASGVSYFK